A segment of the Marmota flaviventris isolate mMarFla1 chromosome 2, mMarFla1.hap1, whole genome shotgun sequence genome:
CACCAGCCACTGGCAGTGGAGGGGGAAGTAACAAGGATAGGGTAAAGGACAATACAGTAAACAGTATAGGCAGAGCCTGCCTTACAGAGCTACAAAGTGAATGCACACCACCTGGACCTATTCCTGGTCACAACAGCCACCCTTGCATCCAACACATCACAGTCTCTAGCTTATTCCACAAGCCCAAGGGACAGAAGAGCCATAGAGTTCTGAAAGGAGAATTTTCTTGCTCCTCCACAGtaaaatcactttgaaaaatcAAACTAACAAAGATTCTACATTGCACCAatactatttaaaacaaattgcAAAAGACCTAGATTTCAACATACCTTTTCAAATATATGTTATTCTTAAAACAATTATATCCTGGACACACCTCAAATAGCTAAAGGCTGTGCATTTTATCTCCTGGTACCAGCTTGTGGGCAACAAAAACCTAGATAAACCTTCCTATCTGCATAAGCAGCACTTGCCCATCAGGCACTTTTCTAAACCACTGAAAATCTAACTTACAAAGCAGCTCGTAAATAATATAAGTATTAAGTTAAATTCAAATACAAATAGGTTATTTAAGAAATTTCAGGGATAATAAATGTTTAGATTTGTACTGTTAGCTCTACAACTATTGAATATAAAACCCCAGAAATCTGTAGTTAAAAGAAACAGActtgtgaaaataaaaaagaacaaataaagctGTTTCCATCACTACTATCAGTAATATTAACAATTACAAAGGATTTTCACTTCATTTATATTACAGTGTTACATATCCATTTTATAggttaggaaactgaggcttacagAGTTAAAATGTGTTGCCTGAGTTACCCCAATAAATAATCAAGGCCTCATTTTTCTACAACaggaagagtttttaaaagaGCATTCTGCCTAAATCATTTTTAACAATACAGCGGAATCAtttggcattaatttttttattatttaaggataaaataaaaagaaaatagcaggggttttggttatttggtttgggtgctttgcttgttttttgttttgggggttttttttttagttttttgcttCTACAATTTTAATAGCAGCATCTGGAGTGTACATCTGATTCTAGACATTTCAAAAATTTGCTCCATCCTTCTCACTCTGCAATGTTTCCCTGAATATGGATTTCACTGTGAATGCTATATGTGTATGAATGTATACACAGCACAATCTTTCAAGTTATGGTAACACAATATTTACTTCCTGAGATCATCCAAGAAAAGATTATGAATTTTTTACTGAGATGATACCCTTTAGTAACTTTTAAAGACATCTGTTTCTTTCGGGTTagatatttcataatatatactTCCTCTAAATCCATTCTTCACTTCTTACTAAGATGTCCAGCTTGCCTATAATTGCAAAAGACATTCTATATTCCCATTAGACCAGGGTTTCCCAATTTACATTTGAGGCTGAATAATTCTTCATTACAGAGAAATGTCCCCTGTACTGCAGGATGTTCAGAAGTGTCCTTGGGGTATAACCACATGCCAGTGGCACACCTCTGCCCACAgtgtgacaactaaaaatatcacAGATATTGCCAAATACCCTCCCTGGGGAGCAAAGTCACCCTAATTGAAAACCACTGTCTTACACTAGGCACTCCAATTAGGAAGTATCAATGTTTTACACTGGGCACTCCAATTAGGAAGTATCAATGTTTTACACTGGGCACTCCAATTAGGAAGTATCAATTTAGTGTAtctccaaagaaaaataatatcagtATATGAAAGTTCTACaggatgaatttttctttttcaagacttaaaaattcaaccaaaaaaaaactgaaaaatcaaacaTGTAAACCTTATTTTGCTAATGTAAATAGTTTTCaagtaaaactatataaaatgtaaattctttttGAACCTTATTAACACCACAGTTCCCCAAATACCaactattttatcaatttttaattttcccatttatttgcCCTAAAACATTTAATACAAATTTCTTCACCTTATtttcaaagaacagaaataaCCCAACACAGACATTTGCCTTTATATTTTAAGAGGAACTACAGCTATTAAGACAATATATTGAGAAATAACTGTAAAAATTCATGATTTCTCACTTTCTTTATAGcaactacaaaaattaaaggtAGCAAAACTTCATAGACCCAGAGATGTGGGCTGACAGCTGAGGGAATCCCTGATTGGACACTGGACACAATATGTGAAAGAAGTGATCAGGTCTATAAGTTAATactgattgggggggggggggggggcgcgaaCAGGATGAAAAAGAGTCTCCTTTCCTAGATGCTACCAAGCTTGGGGTGGGTAGGAAACAATTACATAAAATCAGGATACCTTAATTTCAGttctaaaaaaagtttaaattcttCAGACAGTATTATCCTCAATGTCACAGTAAAAACATTTACAGTCAGAATCACAGAATACTGACACTGGAAAGACCCTCAGATGGTACCTTGTAAAACCTCTAATTTCAAAGAAGATTTTGTATGGAAGAATTTTAGACTctaaccattttatttctttgtttaaaattcaGGGGTAATTATAGCACAATATTATTGCTTGCTAAAACTGGTATAGAAGTTACATGGAACTATCATATTGTCTGGTATGAttcaaacttttcaaaatttgaaaacatttttttcctgtagtttAAATTAAGATAATGAAACTAAGGCTCATGAGGTAAATGGCTTGTATATCACAGCACACTAACCAGCCTAGAACCAAGTGCTTTTTCAGATTTCAAATGTTTACAACCTACAAGAAAAAATTGGCATTACCATCCATATTATGAAGAAAACACTTGATTTTTGCAAAAGACACTGGGTATTTAATTCCTTAAATGtaactttcattttcctttcttttacattATATTGGTGGGGGTTAAGAAAAGTATGTACTATTGAGTAAACCCCAGTGAACCAATCAAATGATGAGTAGTAACCTATGAAAACAAATGGGGCTCCCATACAATTCAGAGCAGCACTCCTGGTTCTATAACAGCATTGCCTAATACGTGGTCCACATACATAACCATAAATTTTAGGAGCCAGgctaaaaaacaaagtaaaaagaaacaaggcaaacaaaattttaaataatatatgtaatataaccCCAATATATTCAGATatcattaaaacacaaaattgacATAAAAAATTAGTAATGAGTTGttgcatcatttttctttttctcccactgGCTTAGAGAAATGCTCATATTCAAAACACAGTGTGTATTTTATACTTGGAGTACATCCCAATTCGCACTAGCCATACTTCTAGTGCTGAACAGCAACTGGGCTAGGAGTTACCCTATTAAGATAGGGTATATTCGTTGAATAAATCAAAAGCACTTTCATCCATATGAGCAGTTTTTCGGATTTCCCCCCCAAAGCTGGCAAAATACCCAGCTCTCGTGTAGAGTAAGAACATATTTCCAACATCTCCAAAGCTTAACACATAATTTGtgtaaatgatttttttggaAATTGCACAAGCATACTACTCATTATCTACTTGTATAGACTTAATCTCCAGGATAAAACGTTGGCAATACATCCCTGGGCATGAAACCAAGCAGGCACCTAATTAATGATGTTGCTGCTTATGACTTGAATCTCTCATGCTCTCCACACGAAACTGAAAGTCTTCTTcgtgttgaagaaaaaaatacacagaggGGAGAAAAATCTCTCTCAGGAGCCGAAAGCATTAAGAGGAAGAGTCCCTATAGACATGCCTTGCTTCTTAATGACCTTCCCCTGCCAAACCCTCCCTCAAACCTTGCTATTCTGTAGAGAAAAAATCCAGTTCCCGCTTCCTAGAATGGTAAGGAAGATAActgagaaacatttctttttctttggtgacAGCGTTCATGACCACGCTCATCCACCAGCAGACGAGGCTTTTTCTATACTGTGAAGCCAAAGGGGACCCCCGAAGTGGGCGGGGCAGCGACAGTAGGGACCGGAAAGGTGGGAACTCCAAAAGCGGGGACCAGCTCCAGTGCATCCCCCGGAGCCCGAGGTGGCGGTAGGCATAGGCCGCCTGCGACCCGCACCTGTCGCACCTGGGGCCCCTCCAGAGCCCTGTGAAGCGGAGTCTCGGGCAGCTTGGGACTAGGGCCCGGGCAGGGGCCGGAAGACGGGAGCCCGTGGCGTGGGCCCCCGCGCCCTCGCGCTTACCGCCCCAGATGCCCAGCTTCAGCTGGGACTTGTTCAGGTTCTCAACATAGTCCCCCAGGAAGCGGTTCAGCAGGTCCGCGACCACCGACTCAAGCACCATGGTAGGGCCGTAgcggagagagaaggaggagccgGAACCGCCAGGCGCAGCTGAGGGCGGCGACCCGCACCGCGAATGACAGCCCCTCCAGCGCCGGCCCGCCCTCCGCCGCGCGCGTGACTTCGCCCGTGCGCAggcgcgccgccgccgccgccgccgccgccgaaGCACGTGGGCCTGGCCGGACTCCTCTGCCACCGCCGCCAGGCACCCCCGAGCGGCGAGCGGAGGGATGTTCCACGCGGATCCTGTCCACCGTGCCCTAGCGGCCTGTATGAGAGTAGGACGTTGGAGAAGAAAAGGGAGCCCAAGGACCTGTACGTAACCGCTCTGCCTTAGCGCCCCTGCTGCCGACCTTGGGCCCCGCGGAGCCCACAGTACTGGCGAAAGCAGCTCCGCGTCGCTGGGCCCCGCGCTCCTGGGCCTGTGGTCCGCTCTGGGCGTGTCCCGGGCCACCACCCCttcctccaagcttcaggcggaGTGAATCCACGAGGTCTTGTCCTGCTAGCTTCTGACTCTGCCGGCTGCAAGGCCTCcgcttttttcttcttgaaaacaCACTTTAATAATTTAAAGCCGGGGGAGGAGGGGCAAAACCGCACCAAATGGCAGATAGAAGGGAAACTGAATATGCGTGGAAATAAAGATCAAacgtagttctttttttttttttttctttaactctgGGTTGCATGTTGTTATATATCATTTTGGCCATGCTGTCATTGAATTGCTTATACTGTGGCAAGATATTCAAAGCGCAGCTTTTATACTGCGAGGACTTTCCACCCTGTGAAatgtaacccccccccccccgcaaaaaaaaaaaaaaaaaacagttcttaaaGAACTGGAGGATTTCTGTCTTAAGTATATTTCAAAAAACTGTTGCAGTACAGCAAACAGAAACCTAAGACAGACAAAGATTACTTGTAGCCGcaagcatttattaaatgctttgcTACAAGGTAGAGGTCATGTCTTAAAGACTTTGTATTGCTTTTGAACATCCTAGGCTCGTATAGgacctaaaagaaaaataatttctctgaaGTCCATTAgaggtgaaagaaagaaaaaacggCTACAAAGAACCATAGTACTAGCCAGTACTATGAGCATCTCCCTCTATCTTCCACTTTGACAGAAAGCAAGACCttcaccatttgtttttctttgctgacACACAGACAAAATACTAGAAGGCACTTTGGACTTCCATCTTTCATGTACAATCTATTAACAGCCTGTCTATTGTGCTTTTGccatattttctaaattcttgTATTCCCCATGAGCTGTACAGTTAACCTACTAAATGGCCTCCAGTTTTGCCTTTCTCCAGTCTTTTCTGACTGAATTTCTCCATCACAGGTAAACTCAAATTAGTCACCTACTCAAAAATCTCCAATAAAGTGTTTAGGACACACTATTCAATCTATCCCCAAATTCTTTCTAATCATACTCCCTAATAATCCCTCCCCCCTTGGACATTCACATTTACTGTACACTGAGgcaaatgtaaagaaaaatatactcTTGTTCAGATAAGGCATGTaccataaaaaagaaaccaaTGCAAGGATGTATGAACAACAGTGAAAGACAATATGAAAGCCAGCACAGGCAGCATGGCATGGTCaaggaagtgaaaaagaaaacataatcttGTGGGAGAAGTGAGCAATGCTAATGCCTTTTATATTAATCCCTTACACTTCTATATTACTTCACAGTTTTGAGAGAATAACATATAAGTGTGCTCTTATATGCTTCATTCCATTTCATTATGTTTTTAGTTAAAACTTTTATATTATTAGGGCAAGGTGGGCATTGTTCCCATTATGAACAAAAATTAAGCTCAGGAATGTTAAATGAGTTACCCAAAATACACAGCAAGTATTGATTTCCTTACCTTCCCTAAAGCACTGCCACCCTTCCCTCTGTCAATAATTATTCAGTTTAATCATTACCAGGCTATTAGTAATTCTCAGAGATTTTGAAGGCAAAAGGCAGAGTAAAAATTCTCAAGGTGGAATAGTCAGCTCAAAAATTTTAGTACAAATATATGTTATTATCAAATAGTACAAACAAACTTTACCAtatagcttttaaattttaacgTTTTCCATTTTGGGCTTGTTTTTGATAAATTTGTATATGCCTGCAGAAATCACCAATTTATGGTcccaatttaaaacaaaactaatgtCAAAAAACACCCCCAGCACCCTAACATACCCAAAAGAAATTTGATGCAGAGGCTAactgaagaaaatgaacattCTAGTAATTATAGTTCTCACCTTCATTCTAACTTAAGAACAATGAgaaggggctggaggtgtggcactatgtagagcacttgtctggcatgcatgaggccctgggttcagtccccaccactgcaaaaaaaaaaaaaaaatgcgaaGGACAACAAAAAGGTAATTACTGCAGTGAGGAATGAACAGCGAAAGCAgattagtaaaatattatttctgtttttaaaaagtcaaaagtaaGGGATGGTTTAAAAGTTAATAACtcttaaaatattgttaaaagaaatattaacttCATACTAATCCACCCCATTCCCCAACCAACTCTATGGGTTTCAGAGGAAAAAAGGGGAATTTAGGAACTAAAGGAAATACTGGAGAAAGCTAGAGTACAAGACATGAGAGCATGGACTATATGAAAACTTAGGAAGGAACCGGGCATGGTGGTAcccacctgtaataccagctactacaggctgaggtaggaggaggattgcaagtataaggttagcctgggcaatttagcaagacctcctttcaagaaataaagagggctgggtatgtagctcagtgatagagcacccctgggttcaatccccagtactgccaaaaaaaaaaaaaaaaagaagaagaagaaagaaaagaacaacaataaGGAGCAGGCCAGGAGTGTgtaggagaggaaggaggagaagaaaaagaaaaacaaaacttagaaACTAGGAGAAAGCACAGGAGTGGTTAACACAGTATGTGCACTAGAGGGAAATTTAAGGATCATCTGGTTAATCCACCCCCTTTATTGGACAAGTAGAAGCACTGAGTGCCAGGAAAACCTCCGTGTCTTGACTCCTAAGGTGTTTGTTCCAGGGCTCCAAGTTCTATATTCTATTGGGTTGGATGAGATTTATGAGTTAAAACAccagttattttattaattgtaaaCTCCCTTCTTGTTTTCCTTAACACCCAATCTGTGTACTCTTTTTGTAAGTCtgcttttttattctaattttgatTGACACATAGTAAGTGTACATTTTAATGAGGTACAAAGTGATGTTTTGATTAATACATACATTGAGAAATGATGTAATCAGAGTAATTAGCACATCCACcaccttaaacttttttttatcagttttctTTTGTATGGTGAGTATATTCAAAGTCCTCCTCCTAGCCATTTTGAGATATGCAACGCATTAATTAGTGTTAGTTATCAGTCTTCTGTGCCATAGAACACTACAACTTGTGCTTCCTTTCTTACATTTTACTCATTCACCAATCTCTCCTAATCTCCCCCTTCCCATTAAGTCTGCTTTTaaatgtttagttttcttttactcTGAAGAACCACTAGCCTCAATGATGTGTAATCTATTTATGTTCACTTCACAGAATTGTTTTTCATCTCCATTACTGGATGTTCCTATGGCTACACCTGTAAGCTCAGAACAACCACAGTCTTCCTCTGAGTAGATTTGTGTGTTCCAGGCACTTGGCCTGACCTTATTACACCATCCTCCCGAGTACTGGTAGCTTCATGCTGTTAAGTGAAACATAAGGCTTAATGTGGTCAAAGAGGACCAGGAACATGAGGGCACATCTCTGCTGTTTTCAGGAAATGTTGTACAGGAAATGCTTACTTAAGGAATAAGTGAAGAAGgtgaattgttaaaaaaaaaaaaatgcaaatcatctTTGCTTGGCTGGGCAGAGAAATGTTTTTAATGGAATCTTTGTGTGAATCAGCTAATCCCTGGCTAAGCAAAtgtgtataataataatattataaatagcaGCTGTTAGCTAGTACTTGCTACCCATCAAGCATTTTCATACCTTTTTAGCCCTCATAACAGtcttatgtgtatatattactACTCCATTTTATAACTTGGACTCAAACAGATTATGAACTTGATTAACAATTTATCCAACTCAGACGGTGAACTATGATTTGTGTTCATCATTTTAATCAAAGACACTGTGCTCTTACAGAACTAACAGTATTTTGTCTCTTGAGGAAAGTTGAGTCAGAACACATACACATGGCCTTGAAGCATATAATTTGATAAATCTCCCACGGATTTTTCCCTGACCCAAGAATTTTGACCAGGAATAGAAGTGATATCAAGACAAAGAAGTAGTTAGCCAATGGCATGAAAAACCCAGGGACCTTCCAATTTTGCCTCCCAGATTAAATATATAATGTTCAATAGTCTCTTCTCATATCTGCCTTAGCTATTTGGAATTCAAGTATTTTATCTTCATCATTTCACTCCTCTTCTGATGAATGTACATAACTGATATGATCTGGTGCAGCCTGGATCCACCTGCCCAGTTTGGTGGCTAGAACCCAGGGTGCATTCAATAAATACtgcttttaatgaatgaatgaactaatgaacatttttttctacaaTAATAAGTATATCTGACATTGTGAAGGACAGGCTTTATGTCAAACCCTTCATATGCATTATTTCATGTTTGTGACAAGGCTACAGGTAAATGTTTGACGCTTGAGCTTAGGTTAAGTAACCCACTCATAGTGACCTATCATTCTGGAATCAAAATCAGATATGGTTTCAGACCCAATTTTCTTGGCCACTATACAATGTTCCCGCTGTCTTCATCATTAATAATCTCTGCTTTTATGCATTTAGCAGTTTGTCATGTTCCTGGCATGGTGcatagtattttttattattgtatgaATTTAACCTCCAAAATAATGCATTTACTATCCATTAGTaggtattatttatttcttccatctCCCACCACTTTGTGACCATAGAcaaattatttcatctctgaaactcagtttttcatctataaaacaaggaTGATCAGAAGTTACAGGGTTTCTATGACAATTCTAGAAACTATGTAAATTATCTAGTACAGTGCTTGTATGTGCTGGAAACAAAATACACATGCCCTACCCTAAGTCCCCTTTGCATGAATTCAGTTTACTTCATACAATactattttgagaaaaaatttgCAAGGCAGTATCTTAGAAATATTATACAGCCAGACCCTAAACAAAGTGCCTCAGATCTCTTTCAGCCCAAGCTATCTGCTCTCTTACAGAATAGGCACAAGTTAAAGGATGATTCCAATGGTCCATATATTTGGCAGTATATTTTTCTAATCCAAGATCAACACACATGGTTTAAGAAATAGGTTTTGGTTTTTCAAAATTGAAGTATTATATTATACAGTAAAGTGTCTAATCTCAAGTATACACTAGAAGATTACACAAGGATACACCCCTGTAACCCCACCCAGGTCAAGATATGGAATGTTTCCATATCTTCCCCCTAAAATCAGAGTgatttaaaatcaacaaagaTCATCTAAAACCAGAACTTAAAATCGGAAAACAAATAAAGAACTTCGAAACCTGGGCAACGGGATGGTTGGATTTGGAAAAGGGTATTAGGTAAGAGTAAGACAAACCCCACGTtggtcttcttttgaaaagtgggTGTAGGGAGCTTCTATGCATTCACGTTCATTTTGTCCATTGAGCCTCACAATAATTCTGCGATATAGTCAAGACTTAATCCTTTTGAGCATCGTGAGAAAACGAACTTGTTCAGGGTTGCCGAGAATACCGTCACcccaagcagaagaaagaactgACTCCAGAATATGCTTAGCAAATCCAAGCCACGTGGCAGAGGGACGGAAGAGCCTGGCATCAGGTTACCAGGCAGCTTCGCTCCACCGCGGGTATAAAGGCTCAGACCAGCTGTCCTTGAACACGGGTGCTGAACTCCGCCGCGGGAGCTTTGAATTTCTCTGAGGCTACCTGACTCTCCGAGTGGGTGCCCCAGGCAGAACCTTGCAGGAACCATCTGACCCTGAACTCCAGGTACATGAGGGGGACCCAGCGGCGTGCTTAATTCCACTCGGGGGCGGGGAAGCGGTTTCCTGAGGATTTGGGCTTTTAAAAGAGGAGAACAGACTACAGTTTCCTGAAGGGGATAAAAACTATATTAATTATAGCTGATGATTGGAGTGCAATAGTTCCTTAAGGATTCAGGAAACGAATGTACAGAGCAAAGCACCTCTTGGCACCGAGGACGGAGCGACCAAAGTTAGAAGCTAACATTTTTGAGAATTTCTGTCTTGCGTTAGGCAAGAGCAGAGGAAGAATAAAGCAACAAACTCCTTAAGTGTATTTGACAACGGATTTGAGATGGGACAGGGAAAATGATTGTTTTTCAATCAATCACTGAAAAATAGTTTGCATTAGGGAGAGAGATGCAATTTGTCTTGTGTGGCGATAGGCTGGGCAAAACACCCTGAAGTAGAAAAACCGCGACAGAAATTGCGGCACTCTGCGGGGCTCGCTGTCAATTGACGTGCATTTGTGCGTTGCAGGTTATCTCTAGCACCGGGTCAAGGGGATAGGCACCTGCCACCAGATGTGGTGTCTGGAGAGGCTACTGCGCAGCAGGGAGGGGCTTCTCCTGAGTAGGGCCCGGCGTTCCAGGGCCCGCTCGCCCACCGCGTGTGCCAACGTGCTCACTCCCGACCGTATCCCGGAGTTCTGCATCCCACCGCGACTTGCGCCCAACCTGGCCTTGGCTACACTCCGGAATTCTTGGGGTGAAGATACAGCGATTGACGAGGGCGCTGGCCTCACGGACTGGGACCCGCGCTCACAGGCCGCGCTCTCGCTGCCTCACTTGCCCCGCGCGCTCACCGCCTACGGCTTCTGCACGCTACTGGAGAGCCCGCACACGCGCCGCAAGGAGTCGCTCTTTCTCGGGGATCTCGGAGCCGCGGAGCTCCAGCGGCAGCCCGCCGCCCAGCCAGTGCCCCGACCCCGGGTGCACACCTACGGCCGCGACGAAGGAAGAGACGTCCCCGGCTTGCTCCTGCGAGCCCAGAACGCAGCTCCCGCCGCGGCACCTGTCTGTCCTTGTCCGCCCCGAGACGCTATCTGCCCGAGGCCCTGCGGTCGCCGCCTCCTGCGAGCACCCAACATGCTGCTGAGCCGTGCGTTACAGGTTCGGAGGAGTTCCGGCTTGGCTCGCGCCCGCTCAGTGTCCAACCGGAACGAAGACGAGGAGGGCGGCGCCACCTCTCAGTCCACAGCTCTGGCCCCCGTGTGCCAGTCGCCGGCTACGGGCCCACGGCCCAAGCTCCTAGAGGCCGAGGGCAATGTAGCTCTGGACTGCGCTGGCTGTGTCCTGCGCCTGGCAGCCGAGTACTGCCTGGATAGTGGGCGCCTCCGCATCAGGCTGCTGCGTGCCGAGGGCCTGGCGGGAGGTACCCCCGAGCCACGTGCGGTTGGTTGCCGCATCAGCCTAATCCTGCAGCCGCTGGGCGCCACGCTCAAGCAGAGCAGCTCGGTGCTGCGACGGAGCCGCAAGTTCTCCATAGACCAGGACTTCTGCTTTGAAGGGCTCACGGAAGACCAGGTGCGCCGCCTGACAGTGCGCGTCAAGGCGGAGAACAAGGGCCGCGGCCTGCAGCGGAGCCGCTTGCTTGGCCAGGGCGAGCTGCTGCTGGGCTCCCTCCTGctcttctgagcccctccctcgTGCTAGTTTGTCATGCTGGGGACTCTTGGACACTGACAGCAGCTTTGTACAAAATAAATGTGTATCTGTTTTTCTAATTAGGCCTTCGTTTCAGTCCACTATTGTCAGAGATGATATTGGATTGACTTTCACAGtaaaggaagtttttttttttttggtgtagttTGATGTCTTGATAATTCTTTTCACCAAATGGAATGATGTTCTTCACTTTCCCAATGATATAGCCCAATTGCATCTCCTAAATATCACACACTTCTGTTGGGAAGTGCAGTGTTaggtttttctcattttaaaatttgttcattgCACTACATCCATTGAGACCATCTTATGGATGTAGTGAAATGAGCAAATTTACTAAACAGTTCTAAAGCACTGTTTAAAACTCTGGATATGAAAATGAGGCCAAGAAAGATAAAATGGTGTTTCCATGGTTAACAGTGAATTACCTGGAACACCAATCTGATACACTTAACTACCCAGCTTACTGGAGAAAATGAAACCATTTTAATATTCTAAGTTTAAGTAATAATCATAATAGTTTTACAAGCATT
Coding sequences within it:
- the C2cd4a gene encoding C2 calcium-dependent domain-containing protein 4A, translating into MWCLERLLRSREGLLLSRARRSRARSPTACANVLTPDRIPEFCIPPRLAPNLALATLRNSWGEDTAIDEGAGLTDWDPRSQAALSLPHLPRALTAYGFCTLLESPHTRRKESLFLGDLGAAELQRQPAAQPVPRPRVHTYGRDEGRDVPGLLLRAQNAAPAAAPVCPCPPRDAICPRPCGRRLLRAPNMLLSRALQVRRSSGLARARSVSNRNEDEEGGATSQSTALAPVCQSPATGPRPKLLEAEGNVALDCAGCVLRLAAEYCLDSGRLRIRLLRAEGLAGGTPEPRAVGCRISLILQPLGATLKQSSSVLRRSRKFSIDQDFCFEGLTEDQVRRLTVRVKAENKGRGLQRSRLLGQGELLLGSLLLF